AATGGATGAAGCCAGCCATTTTTGGCTGTTACAATATATACTTTGCTGATGCCGGTTTCCCGCATCAATTTATCAATTCTTTAATGATGTCGGCAGGTCTGATTCCTTCTGCTTCAGCTGCGAAGGAAATCAAAACCCTGTGGCTGAGTACCGGAAGCGCCACTGCGCGCACATCCTCTTCAGAAGGTGTGAGACGTCCATCCAGAGCGGCTTTGGCTTTGGCTCCCAAAACCAGATATTGGCTCGCGCGGGGGCCTGCACCCCAGTTTATTTTTTCAGCGATGGAGGGTTTGCAGCTTGGGTCACCGGGTCGGGTTGAACGTGCCAGTTTCACAGCGTATTCCAGAACGTGGCTGCTGAGCGGCATATTTCGGATTGCGGTCTGTATCGCGATAATTTTTTCCGCGGAAAGCAGTGGATGTGGTTCCTGACCGGGCGCGCCGGTTGTGTTTTGCACGATGGCGAGCTCTTCTTCATAGCTGGGATAACCAATGTCGATAAAAAGCATGAAACGGTCAAGCTGCGCTTCCGGCAGGGGATAGGTTCCTTCCTGCTCGATGGGATTTTGGGTGGCCATCACGATGAAGGGCAGATCCAAATCCATGGTCTTGTTTCCACTACTGACCTGATATTCCTGCATGGCTTGCAACAGCGCTGCCTGTGTTTTTGGAGGTGTGCGGTTAATCTCGTCCGCCAGAATGATGTTTGCGAAAACCGGGCCTTTGATATATTGAAATTCCCGGCTTTCCCCACCGCTGCGGGAAACCAGAATGTCTGAACCAGTGATATCTGAGGGCATCAGGTCAGGCGTGAATTGAATCCTGCCAAAGGACAGGTTCAGCGCTTTCGCGATGGTGGAGATGAGCAGGGTTTTTGCCAAGCCTGGCACGCCTTCAATCAGCATGTGACCATTGGCAAAAAGGCCGATTAAAACTTTTTCCACAACATCGTCCTGGCCAACAATCACTTTGCGAATCTCGTCCAAGAGCTGTTGTTTCAAGGGTTTCAATTCTTCAATTATTTGTATCATTTTTTCGCTGTTCATATATCTTTATCTCCGTGAATCATTACTTTCAGCGCCTGTCCGCCATAACCGAGGATGGCACCCAAACCAGTGATACCGATTAAGACGGATGTCAAAACATGCGCGAAAGCCATGATCGCGGAGGCGCTATCTTTTGTCAATGCAAATCCCACCGAAAAGATGATTATCATCATCCATTCATTGCTGCCCAACTGTGCCGGTGGCTGTGGCAGAGCGTAGGAAAGGTTTATCAGAGTATAGCCAAACAGCACTTTCAGAAAATTCAATTCAACTCCAAAGGCTTGGAAAAGCAGGAAAAAATAAAAGCCATCCAGAGTCACTCCCAGGGCTGTGAGCAAGACCGCGAAAAGCAGGTGGCTCCAATGTTGCTCGAACACGTTCAAACCTTGCACAAAAACTTCGATATGGCGGTCGATTTTGGTTTGGAAGCGCTGAGGCAGCCAGGAGAATAGGGCATGTAAAAGCTTTGCCACCTTGTCTTTATGCCAAACCGAAAGTAGCAGGATAGCCATGGAAGCCAGGAAAAAAAGTCCCAAAAGAATCAACAGAACCGCCAAAGCGGGTGAAACGTGAATTTTGAGAAGTGGCAACAAAAGTAACACGAACAGGATGCCCAGAGTATCGAAAGTTTTATCGATGAAAATGGAGGGGAGGGTTTTAAAAATGGGGATGCCATGGTTATTCTTTATAAACCAAGCTTTTACGACTTCTCCAGCACGAATTGGAATGAGGTAGTTCACCCAGTTTCCACCCATGCTATATAGAAATGTTTTGCCCACAGGGATTTTCACCTGTTTGCGCAGGAGCAGGTTCCAGCGCCAGCTACGGACCGCGTAGGCAGAAAGATAGATAATTGAAGCCCAGACAACCAAATCCGGCTTGACGCTGCGGATATTCAAAATCACCTGCCGGGGATCGATACTGCGCAGCCAGAGCCAGATGAGAAGCAGGCCTAAAAGCAGGCCAACGACCAAATAAATCAGGCGTTTACGAGACAGATTTATTCTCCGGCATTGCCCTGGCGCGAAAAAACCAGCCTGTAATGATGCGCCCAAATCTTTTTGAAGGCTTCAGGCACGGTTTTTTCGAACCATTGCAGTTTTCGCATTCGTTTTTCAAAGCTTGGATCCCGCCCTTCGTAGTGGCTGAGAATGCTGAGGCATTTTTCCACTTTTGGGGGATTATCCGCTTTGGGAGCGGTTTTGAAGCCAAGCCATTTTCCCAAAAGCTCTTCCTTGGTCATGCCAATGTCGGGCCAGGGCGGGCAATCAAAAAAGCCGCTGTCTTCCAGCCTCCAGCCCAGTTTTCCCAAGATTGAAATGATGGAAGCGGGGTCGATGTGCTCAAGTTTTAGCTCGGGATATTCCTGGGGACTGTAATCACGAAGCTGCAGCTTGTAGCCGATTCCGGAGCGGTTTGGAACGCTGATGAAAATAACTTTGGCAGTGACGCGGGAAAGCTCTGTCAAAAAAGCTTTCAGCTCCGGCACAAACCACAGCGCGGAAAAAGAAAAACTGAGGTCGAAGGATTTATCCGGATATTCCAAGCTGCGAAAATCCGGGTTCAGTTCCGCGCGCAGAGGGCGGTTCAGCCAGTTCCATAGCTCTCGAATCAATTCCAATCTCTGCGCATCGTTATCCTGCAATGTAATTTGCACGCCGGAATCCGCCAAAGCCATCAAATTGATGCCGCTGATACCAGTGAAACCAAAACTGGGGCTCTCCAAGGCTGTTTTCACGTCGTATTTTTTCGCGGTTGCCAAAATCAGGTCGTTCAAAACCACCCGTTCGTAGGAAGAACCAAGCCCCTCATGGGGTTCACTGTAATATTTTTCCCAGTCCTTGATAATCGGGATGGCCATTATTTCCCCAAATAATCCGAAATCGTGAGCCGGATATCCGGAATCGTATAACTTTCCGGGAGATTCATAAGTTCATAGGTATCAGAAACTTGATAGAACCAAGAGCGCGAGATTAGCTCAAAACGGCTCACCCAAAGCTCGTTTTTCGCCCAGCGTGCCAAGCTTTCGCCCCAGCGGAAGAATTGACGGTCAAGTTTTAGCAGCGTGTTGTAGTTGCTGCCACGTAGTTCGCGTGAGATAAAGTTTACCAACTGATGGAGTTGCACCGGCTCGCGGTCCGCAACGTTGAGAGCCGTTCCCGGGGTGAAATCGTTTTCCAAAAGCCAGAGAAATGCCTGGGCGATGGTG
The Candidatus Cloacimonadota bacterium genome window above contains:
- a CDS encoding flippase-like domain-containing protein, with the translated sequence MVVGLLLGLLLIWLWLRSIDPRQVILNIRSVKPDLVVWASIIYLSAYAVRSWRWNLLLRKQVKIPVGKTFLYSMGGNWVNYLIPIRAGEVVKAWFIKNNHGIPIFKTLPSIFIDKTFDTLGILFVLLLLPLLKIHVSPALAVLLILLGLFFLASMAILLLSVWHKDKVAKLLHALFSWLPQRFQTKIDRHIEVFVQGLNVFEQHWSHLLFAVLLTALGVTLDGFYFFLLFQAFGVELNFLKVLFGYTLINLSYALPQPPAQLGSNEWMMIIIFSVGFALTKDSASAIMAFAHVLTSVLIGITGLGAILGYGGQALKVMIHGDKDI
- a CDS encoding MoxR family ATPase, which translates into the protein MNSEKMIQIIEELKPLKQQLLDEIRKVIVGQDDVVEKVLIGLFANGHMLIEGVPGLAKTLLISTIAKALNLSFGRIQFTPDLMPSDITGSDILVSRSGGESREFQYIKGPVFANIILADEINRTPPKTQAALLQAMQEYQVSSGNKTMDLDLPFIVMATQNPIEQEGTYPLPEAQLDRFMLFIDIGYPSYEEELAIVQNTTGAPGQEPHPLLSAEKIIAIQTAIRNMPLSSHVLEYAVKLARSTRPGDPSCKPSIAEKINWGAGPRASQYLVLGAKAKAALDGRLTPSEEDVRAVALPVLSHRVLISFAAEAEGIRPADIIKELIN
- a CDS encoding class I SAM-dependent methyltransferase, yielding MAIPIIKDWEKYYSEPHEGLGSSYERVVLNDLILATAKKYDVKTALESPSFGFTGISGINLMALADSGVQITLQDNDAQRLELIRELWNWLNRPLRAELNPDFRSLEYPDKSFDLSFSFSALWFVPELKAFLTELSRVTAKVIFISVPNRSGIGYKLQLRDYSPQEYPELKLEHIDPASIISILGKLGWRLEDSGFFDCPPWPDIGMTKEELLGKWLGFKTAPKADNPPKVEKCLSILSHYEGRDPSFEKRMRKLQWFEKTVPEAFKKIWAHHYRLVFSRQGNAGE